One genomic region from Podarcis raffonei isolate rPodRaf1 chromosome Z, rPodRaf1.pri, whole genome shotgun sequence encodes:
- the PGK1 gene encoding phosphoglycerate kinase 1, translating into MSLSNKLTLDKVDVKGKRVVMRVDFNVPMKDNKITNNQRIKAAVPSIKHCLDNGAKSVVLMSHLGRPDGVPMPDKYSLKPVAAELKALLSRDVMFLNECVGAEVEAACANPATGSVILLENLRFHVEEEGKGKDASGNKIKADQAKVDAFRVSLSKLGDVYINDAFGTAHRAHSSMVGVNLPHKAAGFLMKKELEYFARALEKPERPFLAILGGAKVQDKIQLIKNLLDQVNEMIIGGGMAFTFLKVLKNMKIGNSLYDEEGSKIVKDLMAKAEKNGVRITLPVDFVTADKFDENANTGEATVASGIPDGWMGLDCGPESVKLFVEAVGRAKLIVWNGPVGVFEWDKFSKGTKAVMDKVVEVTSKGTITIIGGGDTATCCAKWNTEDKVSHVSTGGGASLELLEGKVLPGVAALSNV; encoded by the exons AATCAAGGCAGCTGTCCCAAGCATCAAGCATTGCTTAGACAATGGAGCCAAGTCTGTGGTGCTGATGAGTCACCTGGGCCGGCCTGATGGGGTTCCTATGCCGGACAAATACTCCTTGAAACCAGTAGCAGCAGAGCTCAAAGCTTTGCTAAGCAG GGATGTCATGTTCCTGAATGAGTGCGTGGGTGCAGAGGTGGAAGCTGCTTGCGCTAATCCTGCAACTGGCTCAGTCATTCTTCTGGAAAACCTCCGATTCCATgtagaagaggaagggaagggaaaggatgcTTCAGGGAACAAG aTCAAGGCTGATCAAGCAAAGGTTGATGCTTTCAGAGTGTCACTTTCTAAACTTGGAGATGTTTATATCAATGATGCTTTTGGAACTGCACACAGAGCTCACAG TTCCATGGTAGGTGTCAATCTGCCCCACAAAGCTGCTGGTTTCCTGATGAAGAAAGAACTGGAGTATTTTGCAAGAGCTCTAGAGAAACCAGAGCGACCCTTCCTAGCAATTCTGGGAGG TGCTAAAGTTCAGGATAAGATTCAGCTGATCAaaaacctgctggatcaagtcaatgaGATGATTATCGGTGGTGGAATGGCTTTTACCTTCCTTAAAGTGCTCAAAAACATGAAG ATTGGCAACTCTCTGTATGATGAAGAAGGATCAAAAATAGTCAAGGACCTGATGGCTAAAGCAGAGAAGAATGGTGTACGCATCACTTTGCCTGTTGACTTCGTCACTGCAGATAAATTTGATGAGAATGCTAACACTGGAGAAGCCACTGTGGCCTCTGGGATACCTGATGGATGGATG GGTTTGGATTGTGGTCCTGAAAGTGTTAAACTGTTTGTGGAAGCAGTGGGCAGGGCCAAGCTGATTGTATGGAACGGTCCAGTTGGTGTCTTTGAGTGGGACAAGTTTTCTAAAGGAACTAAAGCTGTGATGGATAAAGTTGTGGAAGTTACATCCAAAGGCACCATCACCATCATTG GTGGTGGAGACACTGCTACATGCTGTGCCAAATGGAACACCGAGGATAAAGTTAGTCATGTTAGTACTGGAGGTGGTGCCAGCTTGGAACTCCTAGAAG gtaaagttcttcctggtgtggCTGCTCTGAGCAACGTGTAG